A stretch of Rhodoferax potami DNA encodes these proteins:
- a CDS encoding NAD(P)/FAD-dependent oxidoreductase has translation MAAPVIEADAVVIGAGPVGLFQVFQLGLHEVQAHVIDALPYAGGQCMELYADKPIYDIPGTPVTTGRGLTQSLLQQIAPFQAQMHFSQLVESVTRLENGRLHVVTDAGTTFITKALFVAAGVGAFVPRKPAVPELEPFENLQVHYPHDAALPEGSLQGAHVVVLGGDESAVAAALQAAHAPVDAHRPASVTLIHRRDVFTGEPATLQQLDAARASGTIRVLPAQVTGCGTDGSRLNSLRVLTAEGTEISVAADHVLVRLGVSPKMGPIADWGWTLERKQVPVSTETFQSEIPGIFAVGDINFYPGKRKLILSGFHEATLATFAAMAFISPEKKVLLQYTTTSPRLHQLLGVGTQEKS, from the coding sequence ATGGCTGCCCCTGTGATTGAAGCCGATGCCGTCGTCATCGGAGCGGGCCCGGTAGGCCTGTTCCAAGTGTTCCAACTGGGCCTGCACGAAGTGCAGGCCCATGTCATTGATGCCCTGCCCTACGCTGGCGGCCAATGCATGGAGCTCTATGCCGACAAGCCGATCTACGACATCCCCGGCACACCGGTCACCACCGGCCGCGGCCTCACGCAAAGTCTGCTGCAGCAGATAGCGCCTTTTCAGGCGCAAATGCATTTCTCCCAGTTGGTCGAATCGGTCACCCGTTTGGAGAATGGTCGTTTGCACGTGGTCACCGACGCAGGCACCACATTCATCACCAAAGCCTTGTTTGTAGCCGCCGGTGTAGGTGCTTTCGTCCCGCGCAAACCGGCTGTTCCGGAGCTTGAGCCTTTCGAGAACCTCCAGGTGCATTACCCCCACGACGCCGCCCTGCCGGAAGGCAGTTTGCAGGGTGCCCACGTCGTGGTACTCGGTGGTGATGAATCAGCCGTTGCTGCGGCTTTGCAAGCGGCACATGCGCCAGTGGATGCCCATCGTCCTGCCAGTGTGACCTTGATCCACCGGCGCGATGTTTTCACGGGTGAGCCCGCCACACTGCAGCAACTCGATGCCGCTCGCGCGAGCGGCACCATCCGGGTTTTGCCAGCGCAGGTCACCGGATGCGGGACTGATGGTTCGCGCTTGAATTCATTGCGCGTATTGACGGCGGAAGGCACCGAGATATCTGTGGCCGCTGATCATGTGCTGGTGCGCTTGGGAGTTTCACCAAAGATGGGACCGATTGCCGACTGGGGTTGGACCCTTGAGCGCAAGCAGGTGCCGGTGAGTACAGAGACCTTCCAGAGCGAAATTCCAGGAATTTTTGCAGTCGGCGATATAAATTTTTATCCAGGAAAGCGAAAATTGATTTTGAGTGGCTTTCATGAGGCTACACTAGCGACTTTCGCAGCGATGGCCTTTATTTCTCCCGAGAAAAAAGTGCTCTTGCAGTACACCACCACGAGCCCGCGATTGCATCAGCTTCTCGGTGTTGGAACCCAAGAAAAAAGTTAG
- a CDS encoding DnaJ domain-containing protein → MKDHYASLGLNSAATLADIKKAFRQKAAQYHPDRNPDPNAGAYFREVQEAYDVLSDTDKRQAYDDNRRRGLLDNPLDTARDIWSTYFSRIL, encoded by the coding sequence ATGAAAGACCATTACGCCAGTCTCGGATTGAACAGTGCAGCCACACTGGCTGACATCAAAAAAGCCTTCCGTCAAAAGGCTGCGCAGTATCACCCCGACCGCAATCCAGATCCCAACGCGGGCGCTTATTTCCGTGAAGTCCAAGAAGCCTACGATGTGCTCTCGGACACCGACAAGCGTCAGGCCTATGACGACAATCGCAGACGAGGCTTGCTCGACAACCCCCTGGACACTGCACGCGACATCTGGTCCACCTATTTCTCCCGCATTCTTTGA